The stretch of DNA TACCCGTCATTCACTGGCATAATGACATGCCGGGCCTAACTAAAGACTCGATTCTCTTGGCTTCGAGCAAAGGATGTCCACGGCAGGTTGTTCGATATCGGAATAGGGTTTATGGTTTTCAGTGTCATTTGGAAATCACTCAAGAAGGTATCAAAACAATGGTGGAGGCCTGTCCAGGCGACCTCAAACCGAGCCGTTTTACACAAAGTAAGGCAGAGCTCTTAGAGCAAGACTATACCGGCATCAATAAAGTTATGCTTACCATTTTGGACCGCTTGGTAGCCATCTAGGCGTCTATCGCAATTTTGTACTCTCCTCGATCCACCGGATGATCTTCTGTTTCTCTTCCTCGGTGAGTTTTGATTCCCAGTGCAGGATCATGTAGTAAGAGGGGGGCATCGTGTTCTTCAAGATCGTTTGTTTGATGCCTTCAAGATCTTCCTCAGGATTGCCATGTCCCTTGAATGGGAAATTGTCTGACATGTCGATGTGCTCTTTGGCTTCACGTATATCATGATCGATGAACTGCTTTATCCCCGGCACATGATAGTACCAGGGGTACTCTGTTTCGGAGCTATGGCAATTGAAACAGGCCCTCTGGAAAATTGGCCGAATCTCTTTTTGATAACGATTGTTGATCGTGGTCCAAACTTGATTCCCTTCGTGAGGTGATATTGCTTCGCCTTTGTTTTCCATCGGGAGAGGCTTGGCGTGATGTTTTTCATGGGCATCGGTGCTTATCGGGAAGGAGAGCAAGATGAAGAGGAGGGCCCACATCCTATTGTTCGAAGTGAAATTTTTCATAAAGCTCCCGGAAGCGATTTTGGGGATCGGTTCGTTGCTTGATCTTTTCGTAATTTGGCCGATTGTAAATCTCCCAAAACCGCTCTTTTGAATAGGAGTTGTGGGAGATGAGCGTCTTGATTCCGTTACAGTCATAAACCATCTCTTCAAGGATCTGGTAGTAATTGAGGTCACGACGGCGGTTCTTGAGGCCATAGACCGCCAGGTCAATAAAGAGAGGATCTCCGATCCGTTTGTCGTATTCTTCGTTGATCCATGGATACTTCTGGACACGACGGTATGGGACGATCCACAACGGGTAATAGTTTATCTCGGCCTGGTAACGACGATAGAATTTTTCGAACCGATTCCAGGGGATAAAAACATCCACTACCACATCGGGACGCTTGTCGAACCGGAGGAGTGGGGCGAGCCGTTTGGACCAACCGAGAAGATTGGTGGAGGAGAGGATCTGTTTCCCCAAAAGGAGACGAAGCAGTTTGGTTTCCATCCCCGGAATCGAGCGGGACAACCAGTGACATTCTGTGTCGTACCGAAAGAGATAGTTCGTGGTGGTCAGGTAGTCATGGGATTTTTCACGAGTACTTTTGTAGTAGATATGGAGCCAGGTGTAGTCGCTTGTGTATGGAGCCTGATTGACGAACTCTCCCAGGCAAAGAGTATAGTTATCCGGTGCGTGAATGATCCCATCCAGAAAATCGGCCTGACCCAACTGTATTTGTTGACGCAGGGTCGTCGCAAACTGGTCAAAAGTCCGGTAACGAAGGTATTCGATTTTCACAAACGGTTTTGCTGCAATCAGTTTGAATTTTAATTTGGAGATGATGCCCAGGGTCCCATAAGAGCCATGGATCATATGAAAGAGATCGGCGTTTTGGTCCGAGGAACAGGTCAACACCTCGCCGGTTCCTGTAATAATCTCATACTCCAGACAGCTGTCGTGAAAACCACCATACTTGTATGACATTGACTCCACGGAACAGCCGGAAACGGCGCCGCCGATCGTGATTGTTTTAAGCTCCGGAACAAGGAGGGGGACTAAATTCAAGGGAATGGTTTTTTGGACGAGATCAAAAAAGGTGACGCCGGGTTCTGCCTCGCAGATTTTTTCCTGCAGGTCGATCCGGAGAATTTCATTCAACCCCCGGAGATTAACCTTTTGGTCGCGATGTTTGGGATCGTGAGGGTTCGGAACGACATGAGAGACGGCATCTTTTTGAAGAGAGAGGGGACCTTTTGTTGGGGCATGATTCTTCAGCTGCTCAACAATCCTTTGCACCTTTTCCTGGTGATTCATAAGAGGGTCTTTTTTGCCAAATGAATTGAAACTACGCAAGGCGAAGAGAGAACGGTTTTTAAAACAGGTTGACATATCTAAATCGATTCAGATACGTTTATACAGTGTTGGGAGGTGAGTTATGAAAAACCGACAATTAATTCTTTGTTGCCTTGCCTTGTTTATCTTCAATCTGTTTTTTATCTCGATGGCAGAGGCAGGGAGAGGAAAAACGATTGGTGTCTCGCTCCTGACACTGGCAAACCCTTTTTTCAAGGAAATGGGTGATGCCATCAAGGGCGAAGCGAAGAAGAATGGTTACGAAGTCATTATTGTGAGTGGTGATCTGGATCCGGCCAGACAAAGAGAACAGATCAAAGATTTTATTGCCAGAAAGGTGGATGCGATTCTTTTGACTCCCTGCGATTCGAAGGCGATTGGTTCACCGATCAAAGATGCCAATCAGGCCGGCATTCCTGTTTTCACTGCTGACATTGCCAGCATGGACAAAGAGGCCAAAGTTGTCTCTCACATTGCCACAAACAATTATGAAGGAGGTCGTCAGGCCGCCAAGGCCATGATGATCGCCTTGCAGGGAAAGGTGGATCCTAAGGTCGTTGTAATTGGGCATCCCGAAGTTGAATCCGTGATCCTTCGTGAGAAAGGATTTCGAGATGAAATTCGTGATGCCAAATCAAATATCAGAATTATCGGAAGTTGGCCCGGTGGCGGAGACAAGGCGAAAAGTTTTACAGTGACCCAGGAGATTCTTCAGTCCCATCCTGACCTGGCAGGATTCTTTTGTATTAACGACCCAACTGCTTTAGGGGCCACTGCGGCCATTGAGATTGCCAAAAAGACAGGCCAGATTATTGTGGTTGGCTTTGATGGTCAACCAGAAGGAAAAAAGGCAATTAAAGAAGGCAAGATATTTGCCGATCCCATTCAATTTCCCGACGAGATCGGTCGCCAGAGCGTTCAAAATATAGTCAAATATTTCTATGGCGAGAAAGTTCCTCCACAACTGTTGATTCCGACAAAACTTTATTTAAAGGCGGATGCCGAAAAAGAATTAAAATGAACAAGCAGCCCTTGTTACGGCTTCGGGGAATTAGCAAAAGCTTTCCTGGCGTCCAGGCACTGGGGAAAGTTGATCTTGATCTCTATGCTGGAGAAGTCTTGGCCCTTGTAGGGGAAAACGGGGCAGGAAAGAGCACATTAATTAAAATTATTGCGGGCCATTATCTTCCAGACAACGGGACGATCGAATTAGAGGGAGAAAAAGTCATTTTCAGAACACCTGTCGATTCTGCTCAGAGTGGCGTTGCGGTGATTTACCAAGAGTTAAATATTATTCCCCATTTATCGGCATCAGAAAATATTCATCTTGGTCGTGAAAAAAGTAGCTTAGGTTTTCTGTCTAAGAAAAAGGAAGGAGCGGAGGCCGCCGCTCTTCTTCGAGAGCTTGGTTCTCATAGGGATCCCCAAACATTATGCAAGGATCTTTCTGTTTCGGAACAACAGATTGTTGAAATTGCAAAATCACTTTCTCGGAAGGCTAAAATTATCATCATGGATGAACCAACAGCAATGCTGACTGAAAGAGAAACGAAGAGACTCTTCAAAATTATTCTGGAACTCAAGAGAAACGGGGTCGGCATCATTTATGTCAGTCATCGCCTCGATGAGATCTATACGATAGCCGATCGTATCATGGTGTTGCGTGATGGAAATCACGTTAAGAGTGCCATGGTTTCAGAGATTAATCGTCGAGAGTTGATCGAATGGATGGTTGGTCGGGAGATAAAAGATGAATTTCCCAAGCGGGTTTCTCAAAAGGGGGCCTTGAAATTATCCGTGAGAAATTTAAGCAAAAAAGGACGCCTCAAAAATGTTTCTTTTGATGTTTTTTCAGGAGAGATCCTGGGATTGGCCGGGCTTGTTGGGGCCGGGAGAACCGATATTGCCAGAATCCTGTTTGGGGCTGATCGGGCTGACTCCGGATCGGTAGAGCTTAATGGCAAGGCCTTGAATATTAAAACTCCGAAGGGGTCGCTAAAAAACGGCATCTGTCTTGTGCCGGAAAATAGAAAAGAAGAAGGGCTTGTCCTTTCCTTGTCAACGCGTGAAAATTTTGCACTTCCCAATTTAGGCGCCTTGGCCAAGCATGGCCTTCTGTCAAAAAGAGGAGAAAAAAGGTCATTTAAGAAACATTGGGACCGGCTCAAGATTAAGGTTTCAAGCCCAGACGATCCCGTGCTCAATCTTTCCGGAGGGAATCAGCAAAAAATTGTTTTGGCAAAATGGCTGGAACGCCATTTTGAAGTGATTATCCTGGATGAACCGACACGCGGTATTGATGTTGGTGCAAAATATGAGATCTATCAACTGATCCAGCAGTTGGCGGATCGAGGGAAAGCGGTGATATTGATCAGTTCGGAACTTCCCGAGCTTTTAAATCTAAGTGATAGAATTATCGTTATGCACGAAGGAAGAATGACAGGGGAAATAAAAAATCTGCAAGGAGTGACGCAAGAAGAAGTGCTTCACCTTGCTATGGATTGAACAGTATGAAAGGCAATTTTTTTCTTTCAAACTATGGGATGCTTTTTGTTTTATTATTGCTTGGCGTGTACTACAGTTTTACCACTCGAACCGAACAGCATTCGGTCGGAACCGAGGCGGCCACGGAAGTTTTTGCTCAAATCGCCTCATATCCTATAGACACAAAGATCCTGATTCTTGCCAGCGAAGGTCAAGAAGAGGCAGAGTTTTCAGAGTTCACGGAGCATCTCCTCAAGGAAGCGAATTTTTCAAAAGTTAATATTTTCCGAGGGACTCCTTTTGAAATGAGGGAGGCGTTGAAGCTGTTCGAAAAGACTGCGGATCGTTACGGGGTTATTGCCGCTACTGTCAAAACATTAAAACTCCCTTTTATTGAAGAGATTCAAGACAGGACAAAGATCATTTCTCCTCGGTCAAGAGACTTCCCCAGCTTCTTAAAGCAAGGAAACCTGATTGCCATTGCTGATCGGATCGTCGTTATTGCGATCATAGCCATTGGTATGACCCTTGTGGTTCTGACGGGTGGAATCGATCTCTCGGTGGGGAGCCTCATTGCATTGTCGGCCGTTCTATTTACTTCTTCGATACGTTATGCAGGGGGTGTCTTGGCTAGCTCCGGGGCGGTCTGGTTAGGTTTGTTCGCAGCCCTTGGGGCTTGCGCTCTGATAGGCCTTTTCTCGGGGGTCATGATAACAAGATTTTCTATACCACCCTTTATTGTGACACTTGCAATGATGATGGTCGCAAGCGGGCTTGCCTTTATCCTTTCGAGGGGGCAGTCGATCTATGAAGTGCCGGACTCGATTACCTGGTTGGGGAGGGAAAGCATTGCCTGGGGTTTACCGAACACTGTTTGGTTGATGGCTGTTTTATATCTCTTGGGTTATATCATGATGTCGTATACCGTTCTTGGACGCTACATTTATGCAACCGGTGGCAATAGAGAGGCTTCAAGACTTTCCGGTGTCCCTGTCAATAAGGTCCTTCTTTTTGTTTATACGGTCTGTGCGATGTTGGGAGGGCTGGGTGGTATTATACAGGTCTCCCAACTAAAGAGCGGAGCCCCTACCTATGGTTCTACTTATGAGCTTTATGTCATCGCAGCTGTTGTTGTTGGAGGAGCAAGTCTTTCGGGGGGGCAGGGAAAGATCCTGGGCACTTTGATTGGAGCTCTTATCATCGCTGTTATCCAGAATGGGATGAATCTGACGGGCGTTGAGAGTTACACGCAAAAGGTCGTGCTGGGCTTGGTCATCTTAGGTGCTGTGTTAGTCGACAAGCTGAGAATGGGGGCTCGTTATGGCAAGTAATATTGAAGAAATAGCCAAAATGGCCGGCGTCTCTAAAACAACTGTTAGTATGGTGATGAACGGTAAGGCCGCACAATATGGCATTAATCAGGAAACGGCAGAAAAAATAAAAAAGATCGCCCAAAAGTTTCATTATGTTCCCAACAATATGGCACGAGGATTAAGACTCCAACGGATCGATGCCTTTGGCCTCATTGTTCCTGATTTAAACAACTGGTTTTTTTCGCAACTCGCCCATTCGCTCGAAAATGTTCTACGAAAAAAGGGCTTTAGGCTTTATGTGACCTCTTCGCATTATGACGAAGAAGCGGAATACAAGAATATCAATGATCTGATCTCTTGGCATGTGGACGGGCTCATTGTGGCGAGTGTGATGAGGCAAGACAAGATTACAAAGGAGTTTTCCTCTTTAAAAATTCCGGTCGTTTATGTGGACAGAATTATCGAGAGTGAAAAGATATCCTGGATCTCCAGTGACAATTTTCAGGGTGCCTATGATCTTGTGAGTTACCTTTGCTCAAAAGGGGTTAAGGAGGTTTATTATCTGGGAGGAGAAAGAACTGTTTCAACCCTCATGAACCGCGTGAACGGATACAAAAAGGCGCTAGAGGACCACAAGATCCCTTATAGGAGTGAATATGTTTTCGAAAAGGGCTCCACCCCTGACGATGCCTATGAATTGATGAAAATCGTCTACAAAAAGTGTCGCGGATTTCCGGAGGCGATGTTTTTGGCCTCCTGTGATTATATGACCGGGATTCTGCGTTTTTTCAAAGAGACCAACGACGCCAAAATTCCGCCAAAATTTCTGGTCGGAACATTTGATAATGAGCCATTGCTTGATTTTTTGTCAGTCAAAATTCCCTCTGTGCAGCAAGATACCGAGGCAATGGCCGAGGCTGCCGTCTCGATCATTGAACAAGTACAACAGGGGGTGAAAGACGTTAAGCCTGTTTTAGTGAAGCCAAAACTTATTATAAGGTAGCTTATGAAGCATACAATTGTGGGAATAGGGGAAATACTCTGGGATTATTTTCCGGATGGCAAAAAGGTCGGTGGTGCGCCGACCAATTTTGCCTACCATGCGGATCGGCTTGGTGCCAAAGGTGTTGTTGTCTCAAAAATAGGTAATGATACGGCTGGAAGGGAAATTTTAAAGAAGCTTAAAAAGGATTCTT from Deltaproteobacteria bacterium encodes:
- a CDS encoding LacI family DNA-binding transcriptional regulator → MASNIEEIAKMAGVSKTTVSMVMNGKAAQYGINQETAEKIKKIAQKFHYVPNNMARGLRLQRIDAFGLIVPDLNNWFFSQLAHSLENVLRKKGFRLYVTSSHYDEEAEYKNINDLISWHVDGLIVASVMRQDKITKEFSSLKIPVVYVDRIIESEKISWISSDNFQGAYDLVSYLCSKGVKEVYYLGGERTVSTLMNRVNGYKKALEDHKIPYRSEYVFEKGSTPDDAYELMKIVYKKCRGFPEAMFLASCDYMTGILRFFKETNDAKIPPKFLVGTFDNEPLLDFLSVKIPSVQQDTEAMAEAAVSIIEQVQQGVKDVKPVLVKPKLIIR
- a CDS encoding sugar ABC transporter ATP-binding protein, giving the protein MNKQPLLRLRGISKSFPGVQALGKVDLDLYAGEVLALVGENGAGKSTLIKIIAGHYLPDNGTIELEGEKVIFRTPVDSAQSGVAVIYQELNIIPHLSASENIHLGREKSSLGFLSKKKEGAEAAALLRELGSHRDPQTLCKDLSVSEQQIVEIAKSLSRKAKIIIMDEPTAMLTERETKRLFKIILELKRNGVGIIYVSHRLDEIYTIADRIMVLRDGNHVKSAMVSEINRRELIEWMVGREIKDEFPKRVSQKGALKLSVRNLSKKGRLKNVSFDVFSGEILGLAGLVGAGRTDIARILFGADRADSGSVELNGKALNIKTPKGSLKNGICLVPENRKEEGLVLSLSTRENFALPNLGALAKHGLLSKRGEKRSFKKHWDRLKIKVSSPDDPVLNLSGGNQQKIVLAKWLERHFEVIILDEPTRGIDVGAKYEIYQLIQQLADRGKAVILISSELPELLNLSDRIIVMHEGRMTGEIKNLQGVTQEEVLHLAMD
- a CDS encoding heme-binding domain-containing protein, which produces MKNFTSNNRMWALLFILLSFPISTDAHEKHHAKPLPMENKGEAISPHEGNQVWTTINNRYQKEIRPIFQRACFNCHSSETEYPWYYHVPGIKQFIDHDIREAKEHIDMSDNFPFKGHGNPEEDLEGIKQTILKNTMPPSYYMILHWESKLTEEEKQKIIRWIEESTKLR
- a CDS encoding FAD-binding oxidoreductase, which encodes MNHQEKVQRIVEQLKNHAPTKGPLSLQKDAVSHVVPNPHDPKHRDQKVNLRGLNEILRIDLQEKICEAEPGVTFFDLVQKTIPLNLVPLLVPELKTITIGGAVSGCSVESMSYKYGGFHDSCLEYEIITGTGEVLTCSSDQNADLFHMIHGSYGTLGIISKLKFKLIAAKPFVKIEYLRYRTFDQFATTLRQQIQLGQADFLDGIIHAPDNYTLCLGEFVNQAPYTSDYTWLHIYYKSTREKSHDYLTTTNYLFRYDTECHWLSRSIPGMETKLLRLLLGKQILSSTNLLGWSKRLAPLLRFDKRPDVVVDVFIPWNRFEKFYRRYQAEINYYPLWIVPYRRVQKYPWINEEYDKRIGDPLFIDLAVYGLKNRRRDLNYYQILEEMVYDCNGIKTLISHNSYSKERFWEIYNRPNYEKIKQRTDPQNRFRELYEKFHFEQ
- a CDS encoding ABC transporter permease codes for the protein MKGNFFLSNYGMLFVLLLLGVYYSFTTRTEQHSVGTEAATEVFAQIASYPIDTKILILASEGQEEAEFSEFTEHLLKEANFSKVNIFRGTPFEMREALKLFEKTADRYGVIAATVKTLKLPFIEEIQDRTKIISPRSRDFPSFLKQGNLIAIADRIVVIAIIAIGMTLVVLTGGIDLSVGSLIALSAVLFTSSIRYAGGVLASSGAVWLGLFAALGACALIGLFSGVMITRFSIPPFIVTLAMMMVASGLAFILSRGQSIYEVPDSITWLGRESIAWGLPNTVWLMAVLYLLGYIMMSYTVLGRYIYATGGNREASRLSGVPVNKVLLFVYTVCAMLGGLGGIIQVSQLKSGAPTYGSTYELYVIAAVVVGGASLSGGQGKILGTLIGALIIAVIQNGMNLTGVESYTQKVVLGLVILGAVLVDKLRMGARYGK
- a CDS encoding substrate-binding domain-containing protein: MAEAGRGKTIGVSLLTLANPFFKEMGDAIKGEAKKNGYEVIIVSGDLDPARQREQIKDFIARKVDAILLTPCDSKAIGSPIKDANQAGIPVFTADIASMDKEAKVVSHIATNNYEGGRQAAKAMMIALQGKVDPKVVVIGHPEVESVILREKGFRDEIRDAKSNIRIIGSWPGGGDKAKSFTVTQEILQSHPDLAGFFCINDPTALGATAAIEIAKKTGQIIVVGFDGQPEGKKAIKEGKIFADPIQFPDEIGRQSVQNIVKYFYGEKVPPQLLIPTKLYLKADAEKELK